The nucleotide window CACCGCCTCGCCCAGGCCGAGCTGGAGGCGCCGGCGGGCGCGGCCGGCCTGCCCGGCGTCATCGTGCCGCGCAAGACCGTGGCCGAGATCCAAAAGCTGCTGGAGGACAAGGAGGCGGAGGCTACCGTCTCGCTCTCCACCACCAAGATCCGGGTGCAGGTGGGCTCCATCGTGCTCACCTCCAAGCTCATCGACGGCACCTTCCCTGATTATGGAAGGGTTATTCCCCAGGGCAACGACAAGACCCTGATCGTGGACAAGGACGAGTTCGCCGCCGCGGTGGACCGCGTCTCCACAGTGTCCAGCGAGCGCGGGCGGGCGGTGAAGCTGTCGCTGGCCGAGGGCAAGATGACACTCTCCGTCACCAATCCCGATTCGGGCAGCGCCACCGAGGAACTGGAGGTGGACTACACCGCCGAGCCCCTCGATATCGGCTTCAACTCCCGCTACCTGCTGGACATCACCTCGCAGCTGGAAGGCGACACGGCTGAACTGAAGCTGGCCGACCCCGGCTCGCCCACCCTGGTGCGCGATTCCACCAAGACGGATGCGCTCTACGTCCTCATGCCCATGCGGGTGTGATCGCAAAGGCCGGTGAGCGCCGCTCGCGGGCCCTTGGTCCAGCCCGCGCGGCGGCCTGCTGGGCGATACTCTTCCGGCGCCGGTCGAAGACCGGGGCCGTTGGGGTGAGGCGGAAGCATATGTCGATCGCCGTCGCGTATCCTGCGGGAACGGCCGCATCTGATTGAAGACCGGCCCGCAGGTCCATGCCCCACGCCGCCATCCGCAAGCTCACCCTCACGGCCTTCCGATCCTATCCATCGGCGCAGGTGAGCGTTGAGGACGGGCCGGTGGTGCTCACCGGGCCGAACGGCGCGGGCAAGACCAATATTCTGGAAGCGCTCTCCTTCCTCTCTCCCGGCCGGGGGCTGCGGCGTGCCCAGCTCGGCGAGATCGGCCATCGCGCGCCGGGTGCCGCCGGCGAGCCACCCTGGGCGGTCTCGGCCCTCGTGGAGGGCGCTCTGGGCGAGGTCCGCCTTGGCACGGGCTACGATCCGGTGCAGGAAGGCGGGGTGCGGCGCTGCCGCATCGACGGCGAGCCTGCGCCTTCCGCCAACGCCTTCCTCGACCATCTGAAAGTGCTCTGGCTGACGCCGGAGATGGATGGCCTGTTCCTGGGGCCGCCCGGCGACCGGCGGCGCTATCTCGACCGCCTCGTGTTGGCGGTGGACGGCGCCCACGGCACAAGGGTCAACGGCCTGGAACGGGCGCTGCGCTCGCGCAACCGGCTTCTGGAGGAGAACGGCTCGGCGCGCTTCCTCGATGCGGTGGAGCACGAGGTGGCGGAACTCGCCGTGGCGGTGGCGGCGGCGCGGCTGGAGACGGTGGCCCGGCTCGGCGCCGAGATCGCCGCCCACCGCGACGATGCTTCCCTCTTTCCCTTCGCGGAGCTGGCCCTGGATGGGGCGGTGGAGCGGCTCATCGCCGTCCATCCCGCGCTGGAGGTGGAGGACCGTTACCGTGCCCTCCTGCGCGACAACCGCCCCCGCGACCGGGCGGCGGGCCGCACGCTGGAGGGGCCGCACCTCACCGATCTGTCGGTGAGCCATGGCGAGAAGCAACTGCCCGCCGCGCGCTGCTCCACGGGGGAGCAGAAATCCCTGCTCATCGGCCTCACCTTGTCCCATGCGCGGCTGGTGGCCTCCATGCAGGGCTTCTCGCCCATCCTGCTTTTGGACGACGTGGTGGCCTATCTCGACGCCGCGCGCCGCACCGGCCTGTTCGAGGCCCTGGCCCGCCTCGGCGCGCAGGCCTGGATGACCGGCGCCGACCCCACCGCCTTCTCCGCGCTGGACGGCGCCGAGCGCTTCGAGGTGGCGCCGGGGACGATCGGGCGGGCGTAAGGCGCGGGCTCCTCTTCTGAAAATGCACTGCGCTGTCGCTGCAGTGGGTCGGGGCACGA belongs to Xanthobacter autotrophicus Py2 and includes:
- a CDS encoding DNA polymerase III, beta subunit (TIGRFAM: DNA polymerase III, beta subunit~PFAM: DNA polymerase III beta chain~KEGG: rpb:RPB_0002 DNA polymerase III, beta subunit), whose protein sequence is MKVTVERAELLKSLSHVHRVVERRNTIPILANVLIKAGKNGLELKATDLDLEVVESVPAETGQAGATTVPAHVLYDIVRKLPEGAQVQLEAGGERGTLTVKASRARFSLQTLPEADFPDLAAGEFSHTFKVKGADFRRLVDKTQFAISTEETRYYLNGIYLHVTEGAGGKSMLRAVATDGHRLAQAELEAPAGAAGLPGVIVPRKTVAEIQKLLEDKEAEATVSLSTTKIRVQVGSIVLTSKLIDGTFPDYGRVIPQGNDKTLIVDKDEFAAAVDRVSTVSSERGRAVKLSLAEGKMTLSVTNPDSGSATEELEVDYTAEPLDIGFNSRYLLDITSQLEGDTAELKLADPGSPTLVRDSTKTDALYVLMPMRV
- a CDS encoding DNA replication and repair protein RecF (TIGRFAM: DNA replication and repair protein RecF~PFAM: SMC domain protein~KEGG: rpe:RPE_0003 DNA replication and repair protein RecF) encodes the protein MPHAAIRKLTLTAFRSYPSAQVSVEDGPVVLTGPNGAGKTNILEALSFLSPGRGLRRAQLGEIGHRAPGAAGEPPWAVSALVEGALGEVRLGTGYDPVQEGGVRRCRIDGEPAPSANAFLDHLKVLWLTPEMDGLFLGPPGDRRRYLDRLVLAVDGAHGTRVNGLERALRSRNRLLEENGSARFLDAVEHEVAELAVAVAAARLETVARLGAEIAAHRDDASLFPFAELALDGAVERLIAVHPALEVEDRYRALLRDNRPRDRAAGRTLEGPHLTDLSVSHGEKQLPAARCSTGEQKSLLIGLTLSHARLVASMQGFSPILLLDDVVAYLDAARRTGLFEALARLGAQAWMTGADPTAFSALDGAERFEVAPGTIGRA